TAAAAGGCAATGTTCTTGTTGTCAAAGGTATTGATGCAATAGACGGCTCACCTGTAATAGACATAAAGCCTTATTATGAAAGAATTGATATTCCCAAAGGGTTAAAAGAGGAAATTTTCAAAGTGCAAAGCAAATGACATGTTTGAAAGGTGGTGTTAATTATGACATGGGAAAAAGAAATGCTCTGGAAAAAAGCAGCTAAGTTTCACGGGCATGTATGTCCCGGGCTTGCAATTGGTTTTAGGGCATGTGAGGCAGCAGTAAAAAAGCTTTCGCTCAGGTTTTCTCACGATGAAGAGATAGTTTGCATTGCAGAAAATGATGCGTGTGGTGTTGATGCCATTCAGGCAATTCTGGGCTGCAGTGCCGGCAAAGGCAATCTTATTTTCAAAGACAGGGGCAAACAGGCATTTACTTTTTTCAGAAGGGATACAAATCAGGGTATCAGAATTGTTTTCAGAGGTTTTAATGAAAACAGATCAAGAGAAGAAAACCTGCAGTATATCCTTTCTGCAGATTTGGATGAGATTTTCGAGTACAAAGAACCAAAAGACAAACTTCCAAATATGGCACGCATTTTCAGGTCTTTGAAATGTGAAAACTGCGGCGAGATGGCAGCAGAGCACAGAATAAGAATTTTGGAAGGCAAATTTTTGTGCCTTGATTGCTATGAAGACTACTCAAGAGGATGGGGAAGATAAAGCTTTTCCTCATCCTCTTTTTTCAAAGCCTCTTTTATATCCTCAATTATCTGTGAAAATATCTCTTTCATGGATAGATTAACTGTTCCGGGAATAAATATTCCGTGAAGATTCAAGGGTATTATGTACTTTTTGCAATCAAGGCTGAAAACCAGATGTGCTATCTTTGCAGTGATTTCACCATTTATGCCACCGCAGCTCAGAATACCAATAGGTCCAACAATTGCATCGGGCACAAAGTTTGTTAAAAAATAGACAATTTCATCTTCACCACAATATCCGCTATCTGCTCCGCTTTTTAGCATGTTCTGCACTGCAACTTCGTTTGTTCCAAGTGCCACGATTTTTACATCATCTTTAAGCTCTTTTTTAAGTCTTTTAATAAATGATTTCCCAAGTCCTGCACCCTGTCCGTCCATCACAGCTATTACCATTTTGGCAGTGATATCCTTTTCGTTTTAATTTGCTGAAATCTATTATACAATAAAAATAAGTGAAATTAAATATTGGACTTTTTTGACAGATTTATGACAAAAAAATCAATTGATTTTTTATAAATTTTATTAGTATAATTTTCAATGATTAAGATTTAACAAAATGTGTGTACCAGTGGGGAACAGAATTATGAAAAGAGTGCTAATAGTTGATGATTCAGAGCTTATGTGTGAATTTATAAAAAATTGCATAGGGAAGAGGATAGAGGATGCTGTAATTTTTACTGCAAAAAATCCATTAATTGCAATCAGAAAAGCAAGGACGTTCAAAATGGACCTTGCTTTGATAGATTTTGAAATGCCTTTCATGAATGGGCTTTTGCTTATAGATTATTTGAAAGAGATAAATCATTTTACAAGAATAATAATGGTTTCGGCTTTTACAGAACCTGGTGCCAGGATTACCGTTGAAGCTTTGAGCAAAGGTGCTCTTGATTACATTTTAAAACCATCCGGTTTGGAAGATGCAAAAAGATTTGAAGAAGAGTTGGTGGAAAAAGTAAAGTGGGCATTGGGCGATGTTGATTATAAAAAGAAGAAAAGGGTATCAAAATTAGATGTTGAATCAAATGGCGTTCAGGTAGTTTCACGGGCACCTTCTGTTGTTATTCCAAAACCCAGGATTTCAAAACAGGATGATTTGGTGCAAAGGGTGAAAAACAGCGAAGTTATTGCCATTGGAATCTCAACAGGTGGACCTCCTGTGCTTGAAAAGATATTTACAAATTTAAAAAGCGATTTCAAAATTCCCATCCTTGTTGTTCAGCACATGCCTCCAACCTTCACAAAAGCCTTAGCTGACAGGCTTGCCAGAATTTCAAAAAGAGAGATAAAAGAAGCCGAGGATAGAGAAGAGATAAGACAGGGGGTAATTTATATTGCTAAGGGCGGAGTCCATTTGGCTGTTGAAAGGGTGCTCGGCAGGTTCTATACAAGACTGCTTGACAATGTTGAAAAAGTAAATAGCCACAAGCCCTCCTGTGATATACTTTTTAGCTCTGTTGCAGAATGGTACCAGGACAGAGCAACAGGAATTATCATGACCGGTATGGGTTGTGATGGTGCCCAGGGGCTTTTGGAGATGAGAAATCAGGGAGCGCTTACAATTGCTCAGGACAGAGAATCATGTGTTGTGTACGGTATGCCACGGGTTGCTGTAGAAAAAGGAGCGGCAGAAGTGGTTATGAGCGTTGATGAGATAATAAAGCTTTTAAATAGTGTTTAAATATGGTTATCTTTTTCAGCACAGCAGGATGAAGATGCATGTATTTTCCGGGTAAGCAAATACATCTGCTGCAGAGTATTTTCGAGCCTGAAGTAGTAAATAATATAGGCAACTGTCAAGACCAGAAATAAAGTATCCAGAGCGTACAAAAGAAGTAGATTATCTGCTCTTATGACAAGGGTGAGCAAAAAGCCGGCAAAGGTAAGCAGTGAAAAAAACAGAGTTATTATCAGGTGAACAAGTCTTTCGTGCTGAAAATATGATATCATCTCATGGTTGAATTTTAAAAAGTCTTTGGATTGTTCTGAATTACTTCTATTGATTTGTTTTAGCATTTCCAAATGTTCTTTCATGAGTTTGAGCAGCATTTAATAAAACCTCCACTTTCAGCTGCAGCCTCTTTTTTTATACTTTCATATTTTCCTCATCTCTTTTTACGCTTGTTTTTTAATTATCGTATTCTGATTAAATTATACCACAATCCAATTCAAAAAGATTTCTAAAAATATGTATATCTTTTTTGTAAAGTATGTGGTATATATAAAGTTAAAATAAACTTTTGCGGGAAGATTGTGATTTTGAAGATGAACAGGCACACACAGATACCCGAAAAATTTAAAAAATTCTTCTGGGATGTTGAATTTGAAGACTTAGACATTCAAAGGAACAAAACATTCATTATAACAAGGCTTTTGAATTTTGGAGACCAGGATTGTATAAAGTGGCTATTTAGCACATATTCAAAAGAAGAGATTAAAGATGTAGTAAAAAATAGCAGAGGGCTTTTGAAAAAACCTGCAAGGTTCTGGCAGCTATATTTCAACTTGAAAGAGGATGAAATGAAATGTTTTGAGGTATTTAAAAAGATGGAGGGATTGTATCCATTTTAGTGGTATTTTAAAATGGAGGTTAGCTTTAAGATGTTTTTTAATGTTTTAGAATATCAAAGATATGAAGTTCTAAATAAGATTGTAAAAAGTGATGTTGTTGGAGAGTCTTACCTGGCTGGTGGAACAGGACTTGCTTTGCAGCTTGGGCATAGAGTTTCTGAAGATTTTGACTTTTTCTCACCAGTAGAATTTTCAGGTGATGATATAATATACAAATTAGAAAAGGTGGGCGACGTAAACATATTGTATTCATCCAAAGATACTCTTCATTTGCTTTTAGATGGAGTTAGGGTAACATGGCTATATTATTCCAATCCGTTGTTAGATAATCTTGTAATACCGGCTGAAATAAAAGGTTTGAGAATTGCTTCAAAAAAAGATATAGGCGTGATGAAACTGGTTGCCATTTCTTCAAGAGGGACAAGAAAGGATTTTATTGATTTGTACTGTATATGCCAGTCAGGAATAGAGCTTGATGAGCTTTTTAAACTTCTTCCACAAAAATTTCCAAACAAAGTGATAAATCTTTATCATATTCTTATTAGCCTTTGCTACTTTGATGATGCAGAGAATGAAGCAATGCCTAAAATGCTCATTAGACTTGATTGGGATGATGTCAAGAAATTTTTCTTAGATAATTGTAAGAAATTAATCAAACTGATAGAATGAAATTATTTTCGAGAAAGAAGGTGTGCTTCCTTGAATATAGTTGCATTTTCACACTACAAAGAAGTAGCTTCTGAAGATTTAAAAGATTCATATGCGATTGTCATTGACCTTCTGAGGGCTACCTCTACCATGATATGGGCTATTTCAAACGGTGCAAAGAGGATAATTCCGGTTGAAAAGGTTGAAGAAGCCCTTCTTTTTAAAAAGCTTGATGAAAGCGTTCTTCTTGGTGGAGAAAGAGGCGGCTTGAAGATAGACGGTTTTGACCTTGACAACTCACCTCTTTCGTACAAAAGTGAAGTTGTGTCTGGCAGAACCATTGTGATGACAACAACAAATGGCACAAGAGCGCTGAAAAAAGCAGCAGGTGCAAAGCGCATTTTTCCCGGTTCATTTATAAACGCCAGAAAAACTGCAGAGTATATTATAAAAGAGGCTCTGTGCCATGATATTCACACAATTTCAATTGTGTGTGCCGGGACAGAAGAGAAATTTACACTTGAAGATATTCTCTGTGCAGGCTATTTTGTCCATTTGCTTAAAAAGCATTTTCCAGATGCTTTTTTGGATGACCTTTCCATTGCTTCATACGAGCTTTATAAAAAATTTGAAAATGACCCTCACGAAATATTAAAATATTCATATCACTATAACAACTTAAAAAAGCTTGGCTTTGTTTCTGACCTTGAGTTCTGTCTCAAAAAAGACTTTGTTGACATGGTGTGCGAGTACAAAAACCTTGTGGTAGAGAAGGTGTGAAAATGTATGAGATTTATCTTTCCTCATACTCAAAGAGAATTTACAGGAAAAGAGCTAAAATAGTTTCTGCTGCTGGTATGTTTGCAATCCTTGCAATAGCCAGCCTGCTTCACTTTGGATTTGAGTTTTTTGGAAAGGTCAAACCTACCGCTATTATTTTTGCTGTTAATGAGAGTGTATGGGAGCATCTTAAAATTGGCTTTTTCGGGGGGTTGATTTTTTACATAATTGAATTTATCATTTATGGAAAGAAGTTTGACAATTTCATAGTGGGAAAATCGGTTGCGCTGTTTCTGATCCCATTTTTGACGGCAGTGTTTTTCTACACCTACACCGCATTTTTGAATGACAATCTGATTCTGGACATACTCACCCTTGTTCTGGCAGTTGTCATTGCCCAGCTTGTCTCCTTAAGGATTATACTTTCAAACAGGAAGATAAAAAAGCTACCTTTTGTTATATTGATAATTATCCTTTTAATAATATTTCCACTTTTTACATACTTTCCACCAAAAATTCCACAGCTTTTTTACGACTTTGCACACAGGCGCTGGGGAATGTAGGTGCTAAAGTATGTTTTTGATTTTCGAAAGATTTTACAAAGGGGAGTGGGAAGACATATGGAAAAACCAAAGTTTTATATAACAACGCCCATATACTATCCATCTGATAAACTTCATATAGGACACACATACTGCACGGTTGCAGCAGACACCATTGCAAGGTACAAAAGGCTAAGGGGCTTTGATGTGTTTTTCCTGACCGGCACAGATGAGCACGGGCAGAAGATAGAAAGAAAGGCTCAGGAAGCTGGCAAGACACCTCAGGAGTATGTTGATGAGATAGTTGCCTCAATCAAAGATCTCTGGAAGCTTATGAACATCTCATACGATGACTTTATAAGAACAACAGAAGAGAGACACAAGAAGGTTGTCCAGAAGATATTCACAAAGCTTTATGAGCAGGGAGATATTTACAAAAGCGAGTATGAGGGCTGGTACTGCACACCGTGCGAGTCCTTCTGGCTTGACAGGCAGCTTGTTGATGGCAAGTGCCCTGACTGTGGCAGACCTGTTGAGAGGGCAAGAGAAGAGAGCTACTTTTTCAGGCTTTCAAAATACCAGGATGCGCTTGTTAAATACATTGAGGAACATCCGGACTTTATTGTTCCGCAGTCGCGCGCAAATGAGATGATAAACAACTTTATAAAGCCAGGGCTTGAGGATGTGTGCGTTTCAAGGACAACCTTGAAATGGGGAATCCCTGTGCCGTTTGACCAGAAGCATGTAATCTATGTGTGGATAGACGCACTTTCAAACTATATAACTGCACTGGGGTATATGAGCGAGGATGACAGCAGGTTCAAAAGATACTGGCCGGCAGATGTTCACCTTGTTGGGAAAGAGATTGTCAGGTTCCACACAATTATCTGGCCGGCAATGCTGATGGCACTGGGGCTTCCGCTTCCCAAAATGGTTTTTGGTCATGGCTGGCTGCTTTTGGAAGGCGGTAAGATGTCAAAATCAAAAGGAAATGTTGTTGACCCTGTAATCCTTGCACAAAAATACGGGGTTGACAGCTTAAGGTATTTTCTTTTGCGCGAGATTCCGTTTGGCGCAGATGGACACTTTTCAGAAGATGCACTGAAGACAAGGCACAATAGCGACCTTGCAAACGACCTTGGAAATCTTCTGTCACGAACAGTTGCGATGATTGAAAAATACTTTGATGGGGTTGTGCAACTTCCTGAAGAAAAAGATGAGCTTGATAATGAGATCATAACACTGGCAAAACAGGTTTATGATAATGTATGCAAATATTTGGATGAGCTTCAATTTTCAAATGCACTGATTGAAATCTGGAAGCTGATTGCAAGGGCAAACAAATATATAGATGAGACAATGCCATGGGTGCTTGGCAAAGATAAGTCAAAGTATCCGCGCCTTAAGACAGTTTTGTACAACCTGGCAGAGGTTTTGAGGATTGTTGCAATACTCATTGAGCCTTTTATGCCACAGACAACACCAAAGATGCTTTCTCAGCTTGGGATTTCAAAAGAAGAAAATCCGGATATAACAGCCTGGGAGTCGGCTGCAAATTTTGGACTTATCAAAGAGGGCACAAGGGTGAGAAAAGACCAGCCACTTTTCCCGAGAATTATTGATGATGAGGAGGAGAAAAAGGTGCAAGAACAAAGCAAAGATCTTACAAAAATAGAAGGTGCTGTGCCTGCAGATGACAAAAAAGAAGAGGAAAAGAAAGAGTATATTTCAATAGAGGATTTTGCAAAGATTGAACTTAAAGTTGCAAAAGTTTTAGAAGCAGAAAAGATAGAAGGTGCTGACAAGCTTTTGAAACTCATTGTTGACCTTGGTGATGAGAAGCGTCAGATAGTTGCGGGCATTGCAAAGCACTACAGCCCGGAAGAGCTTGTTGGCAAGAAGATTGTGGTTGTTGCAAATCTAAAGCCTGCAAAGCTTCGCGGAGTTGAGTCGCAGGGTATGCTTCTGGCAGCGTCGATTGGCGATGAGCTTTGTATAATTTCGCCTGAAAAAGACATCAAAGAGGGTGCCAGAGTAAAGTGATGATAGTTGATGTTCATGCACACTATGACGATGAGGCATTTTTGGAAGATTTGGAGGATGTGATGGCAAAGCTAAAGAGAGAGGGGATTGTTGCCATCTCATCCTCTTCATCTATTGAATCATCAAAGGAGAATATTGAAATTGCAAAAAAGTATGATCACATTTATATAAATGTGGGGATTCATCCGCATGAGGCAAAGGATGCACCGAAGGATTTTGAGGATGATCTTTTTGAGCTTGCAGGGTTTGAAAAGAATGTTGCAATAGGTGAGATAGGGCTTGATTATCATTATGATTTTTCGCCCAGGGATGTTCAAAAAGAGGTTTTTATTCGCCAGATAGAGGTTGCAAAAAGGCTTAATCTTCCAGTTGTTGTTCACTCAAGAGAGGCACACAAAGACACGCTTGATATTTTAAATGAGCATGCGATTGGGAAAATACCGGTTTTGATTCACTGCTATTCAGGTAGTGTTGAGATGAGCAGGATTTTGAGAAAACATGGGGTATACATCTCTGTTGGCGGGGTTGTGACTTTCCAGAATGCCAAAAAGCTCATAGAGGTTGTGAAAGAATACCCGCTTGAGCTTTTGATGCTTGAGACAGACAGCCCCTATCTTACCCCTCATCCTCACAGAGGAAAGCGCAATGATTCAACATATTTAAAGTATGTAATATCAAAGATTGCGCAGATTAAAGAGATTTCCGAAGAAAAAGTGATAGAAATCACTACAAAAAATGCCAGAGATGTATTTGGCATCAGGTGATGAAAAAAGAAGGATAGGAGATGAGTCAAAGTAAAGATGGGAATGATAACATACACAATTGACAGCAGGCTATATATCAATGTCACAAACAAGTGCACAAACTCATGCATATTCTGTATAAGAAACACTGAAAGAGGTCTTGGTGATGGGTATGACCTGTGGCTGGACCATGACCCAACAGCAGATGAGATTTTAAATGAGATAAAAGACCCGCAAAAGTATGATGAGATAATCTTCTGTGGCTATGGTGAGCCTTTGATAAGACTTGATGTTGTAATTGAGGTTGCAAAGAGGCTAAAAGAGAAAACAACAGTGCCCTTGAGGGTTAACACAAACGGGCATGCATCATTTATACACAGGAAAAATGTGCCACAGCTTCTTTCCGGGCTTATTGACAGGATTTCGATAAGTCTCAATGCCTCCAGCAAGCAGAAATACAATGAAATTTGCAGACCTTTTAATGAGGATATTTATGACCATGTGATTGAGTTTATAAAAGAGAGCAAAAAATATATAAAAGAAGTGTGGGTTTCATGTGTGGACACCATAATAGATGAAGAGGAAATAGAAAGGTGCAGAGAACTTGCAAAGCAGCTTGGTGTGAATTTTAAATTGAGAGCGTATGAGGGATAATATAGAATAAAGGTGAATTTATTAGGAGTAAAAAATAAATTGAGGTGTCTTTTAATGAAGTTAAAAAGTTTAAGCGTTAAAAACTTCAAAAGTTTCAAAGAAATGAATATAGAACTAAAAGATTTCAACGTGGTTATTGGTGCGAATGCTTCGGGAAAGTCAAATTTTGTTCAAGTATTTAAATTTCTACGCGATATTATAAATCTTGGCTTAGAAAATGCTGTATCCATCCAGGGGGACATTGAATATCTTACTAATCTAAAAGAGGGCCAAGGTGAAGAATTGTCAATTGGTATAGTATGTGAAATAGAGGATGATGGGAAATTTGCAAATACAAAGCAAAACATTGAAATGACTTTCCATGAAATGAAGTATGAGTTTTCTTTAAAAGAGAAAAAAGGATCGCCAGGTTTTAAAATTGTTAACGATTGTTTGCTTCTAAAGTTTAAATTTAAGGATGAAAACGGGAAAATTATTGAGGGTGAAATCAGACTGTCTCATAAAAAAGATAAATTAGTGTATGAAATTTTTCCAAAAGGTATTGAGGATAAAGTGGCAAGTCTTGTCCCGCTTTTATATTTAAAAATGGATTCATTACCCCAGAACCTTCTGCTAATTCAAACGCCTTTATTTTTTATATGGCGGCGCTTGACGATAGATGATATATTCCGTAATATTTCAATTTACGATTTTGAGCCCAAAAAGTCCAAAGAGGCTGCTCCAATTACAGGTAAGGCTGAATTAGAAGAAAATGGCAGCAATCTTGCAAAAGTAGTAAAAAACATTTTGGAAAATGAGGAAAAAAGAAGAAAACTTTTTAATTTAGTAAGTGACATTTTGCCTTTTGTCAATAATCTCTTTGTAGAAAAGTTACCTGATAAGTCCTTGCTTTTCAAGCTCCAGGAATCATACTTTGAAAAAAAGGATATTCCTGCATCATTGCTTTCTGATGGGACTATTAATGTAATAGCAATGATAATTGCATTATATTTTGAAAAGAAAAAGTTTGTTATCTTTGAAGAGCCAGAAAGGAATATTCATCCTTTTCTTATTTCAAAGGTTATTGAAATGATGAAAGAAATTTCACGAAAAAAGCAAATTATTGTTACTACACATAATCCTGAAGTTGTCAAATATGCGGGGATTGATAATCTTCTTTTGGTTTCTCGTGGTAGAGATGGTTTTTCAAGAATTTATCGTCCACTTGAGAAAGACCAAATAAAGATATTTTTAGAAAATGATTTGGGAATAGAAGAACTCTTTATTCAAAATCTTCTTGAGGTAGGAGCGTAAGTAAATGAACTGTGGCAAAGGTATATACGTTTTGGTGGAAGGTATAGATGATGAGAGGTTTTTCGAACGTATATTAAAACCCATGCTCTCTTCTAAATATTCTTTTATTCATATTATAAAATACTCTGGTGATGAGTTTAAAAGCCCAAAAAGTTTACAAAAGTATTCCAATTACATAAGGGCTTTTGCAGAAAGTAATAATGATTATATTTTTATAACAGATATAGATGACTCACCATGTGTTACACATAAAAAAGAGCAAATTGCAAAGTTGATGAAGAATATAAACAAAGAAAAAGTAGTTATAGTTAAAAAGGAGATAGAAAGCTGGTACTTGGCAGGTGCAGAAGATAATTTTTGTTCAAAATTTGGAATTTCAGAGTTTCAAATTGGTAACACCGAAAAGTTGTCAAAAGAAGATTTTAATAAATTTATCCCCCGGAATTTTGACAGAACAGATTTCATGATAGAGCTTACAAAAAATTTTTCAATAGAAAAGGCAAAAAACCGAAATGCCTCTTTTAAATACTTTATGGAAAAGTACATCGAATAGGAATTCTAATTTTTAGAAAGTTTTTCTAACAATGATGTTTGAAAGTTTTCGTATATGTCTAAAATATATAAAAGAAAAAAAATATTTTATTAAAATAGGTCAATTATTCACATAACCACATTTACAAAAATAAAATACAAATTTATAAAAAGTTCATTTATTTTTGGTATTGATTGGTGTATACAAAAAACATATAATTAGTAATGTAAAGAGCAGCTGAGCAAAAAATGAAAAGTGGCTGCGGACAACCCCCTTGGTTTTTTAAAATACATAAGAGGTAGAATCCCCCCCGTTCATTTCCTCCTTTTATATAGAAAGCGGGCAAGGACGCAAAAAGGTGCGTCCTTGCCCGCTTGCGATTTTGGGGGAATTTTTTTAATGCAAGCTTTTTAAAAAATATTGTAAAATAGAATAAGGCATCTTTTTTGTCAAAGGAGAAATTCAAACGCAAAATGGCAAGATATAAGATAGGTTCTCAAAGGAGCGGGGTTTTCAGGAAGACTCAAAAAGAGAAGAAAAGAAGATTTAAACGCAAATACATACTCTACATCTTTGCTGCCTGGATTCTGGCAAATGTTCTTTTGTTTCTGGCAAGAGAATATATCTCAAACTACTACTTTTCAACCCAGCTACCTGCACTTTCTCCTGAAAATTATAAAAGAATACTCATATTTGCACCCCACTGTGATGACGAGACATTGTCTTCTGCTGGTGTTATACAAAAAGCCTTAGCAGGCGGTAGCAGGATAAAAGTTGTTGTAATGACAAACGGTGATGGCTTTACAAGAGCAGCCGGTCAAAACTTTGGGAAAATCAGACTAAAACCGGAGGATTATATACGATTTGGCTACCTTCGCCAGAACGAGACCATTCATGCTCTTGAAGACCTGGGTGTTGACAGAAAAGATATTATATTTCTGGGGTATCCGGATAGGGGTTTGAGGTATCTCTGGGAAAAATACTTCGACTCAAAAGTGAGTTATTTCAATTCTCTTACAAGGACTTTTCATAGTCCATATTCAAATTCTTATGAAAAGAATGTCCAGTACAAAGGTGTAAACGTTGTGAGAAATATAGAGAGTATTATAAAGTCATTTGCTCCAGATTTGATAATCTATCCATATTCGCGCGACCAGCATCCTGACCACTGGGCAACCTCTGCATTTGTAAAATTTACCATCCTGAAAATGGGTTACAAATGTGAGCAGTGGCAGTACCTTGTGCACAGAGGTGACTGGCCAACACCGTTTGGCAGGCACCCGGACATGTTCCTGGTGCCACCTTTCAAGCTTGCATTTACAGACACCAACTGGTATCAGGTGATGCTTGATGATTTTATGATAGAGAAAAAGACAAACTCCATTTCTGATTATCACTCTCAAATGAAGGTTATGAGAGGGTTTCTGGAAGCCTTTGTAAGACAGAATGAGCTTTTTGCAAAGGTTGATGACATCATTGCAAGAAAGTATCAGGGAGATGATTTATTCTCCTCAAAGTATATTATTATGAAAGAGCCAACACATGACATCTGGTCGATCATTTTCGAAAAAGGTGCGGACATAGACAGTATCTACGCTGCACATGACAGCAGGAATATATATATTGGAATAAAGATGGCCGGGTCGGCAAAAAGACTTATCGGCTATTATCTGCACATCCGTGCATTTAAAGACCAGAAATATCTTGGGAGGATGTACATCCAGATTTCGGGAAGTAAAATGAAAAGCGAAAAAAATATGACAACCCCTCAGTTTTCTTTAGAGAATTCAAAATTTAAGAGAAACAAAAACTATATGATGGTGACTCTTCCAAAGAAAGATTTACAGAATCCAAACATGCTTTTTTTGAGTCTTCGAACAGAATTTTTGGGCCGTCAGCTTGACAGAAGTGCATGGAAAGTTGTTTTGCTAAAATGAAACTCTTACTGTGGTATGAGCTCTTCGTATTTATAGGTAAATTCTATAAGTTTTGGTGTCATGTAAATGGGAGAATTTGTTCTTAAAGCAAGTGCAATTGCATCGCTTGGTCTTGAATCTATGACAGATATGACATTGTTGTAGTCTTTTAAATAAAGCTCTGCAAAGTATGTTCCATCTTTGATATCAGTGATTACAACCTTTTGTATTGAAATGCCAAATTTTTGAAAGATGTTAATCATCAAATCGTGCGTGACCGGGCGTGGCAGCTGCTGCTTTTCAAGTGCAAGCGCGATGGACTGAGCTTCTAAAGGACCGATAAAGATGGGAAGCACCATTTTGTTGTTCCTGTCGCAAAGCAGGACTGCAAAACCTCCGCCTTCCTGGAAGAATGCAACGTTTAAAACATACATCTCAATCATTGCAAACAGCACCTCTTTAAAGTTTTTTCTAAATTTGCTCCACAGTAAAAAGCAAAAACCCCTTACTTTAATATTATGACACAAAGTAAGGGGTAAAATAAAGATTTCAATGAAAAAATTGTTTTTAGTTTTTCAGGATTCTGAGTGAATTCAGGATGGCAATCAATGCAACACCTACATCTGCCAAAACAGCCTCCCAGAGGTTTGCAAAACCTGCTGTACCAAGGAGCATCACCAGAAACTTTACAGACAGCGAGATTGCAATGTTCTGGATTACAATTTTGCGTACAAATCTTGAAATGTCTATCAAATCCAGAATCCTGGTGGTTGAATTTTCAAGCAAAATCACATCTGCTGCTTCACCTGCAATGCTTGACGCACCACGTGCAAAAGAAATTCCAACATCGCACAAGGCAAGAGCAGGAGAGTCGTTTATTCCATCACCCACAAATACTGTAGCAGCTTTTCCGGCTTCTTTTTTAATGCTTTGTGCAATCCTTGCTTTATCCTGTGGGAGAAGATTTGCAAAAACTACGTCAAAATCAAGCTTATTTGCAACTTCTTCAGCAGCTTCCTTCCTGTCGCCGGTGAGAAGAAAGGTTTTTATTCCAAGTTGTTTTAACCTTTGCAATGTTTCCTTTATATCTTCTTTGAGAAAATCCTTCAAAACAACATATCCACAAAACCTGCCATCAACGGCCATATAAACTGCTGTTGCAAAAAGCAAATTTTTTTCTTCTTCTGGTTCAAGATCAATCACTATGCCCTTTTCCTGTAAAAACTCCTTTGTCCCGGCAATGACCATTTTGCTGTCCACAACACCTTCTATTCCCCTGCCGGCATACTCTTTTATCTCTTTTACTGACTCTGCATCCACTTTTACTTTAAATTCATTGGTTATGGAAATTGCAATTGGATGATTTGAAAAGCTTTCTACGTGGCAAAGAAGTCTTATAAACTCTTT
The Caldicellulosiruptor morganii DNA segment above includes these coding regions:
- a CDS encoding bifunctional nuclease family protein, giving the protein MIEMYVLNVAFFQEGGGFAVLLCDRNNKMVLPIFIGPLEAQSIALALEKQQLPRPVTHDLMINIFQKFGISIQKVVITDIKDGTYFAELYLKDYNNVISVIDSRPSDAIALALRTNSPIYMTPKLIEFTYKYEELIPQ